Proteins encoded together in one Desulfatirhabdium butyrativorans DSM 18734 window:
- the vorB gene encoding 3-methyl-2-oxobutanoate dehydrogenase subunit VorB — MKKVLMKGNEAIGEAAIRAGCLNYFAYPITPQSEVAEYLSKRMPEVGGVFLQGESEVAVGYMIFGAAACGARVMTTSSSPGISLMSEAISYISGAECPAVFVNIMRGGPGLGGILPSQADYLQATKGGGHGDYRLLVMAPASVQEAVEMVMQAFPLAEKYRNPVMILGDGLIGQMMEPVAFPDQLRTEPSNKDAWATNGMDTRKSGKRNLVKSLYLDPTVLNNQNLKLKAKYDQMKREEIRFENYNIDVPYEALLVSYGTMSRVCKTAIDNLKTEGLEIGLVRPKTLFPFPEVAIREASRKPSCRVVLSIEMSMGQMLEDVERSVQGGKPVEWYGKCGGEVPTPEEVMDEIRLFLQRYGKE, encoded by the coding sequence GTGAAAAAAGTCCTGATGAAAGGAAACGAAGCCATTGGAGAAGCGGCCATCCGGGCTGGCTGTCTCAATTATTTCGCTTATCCGATTACGCCGCAGTCCGAGGTTGCGGAATATCTCTCGAAACGAATGCCCGAGGTGGGTGGGGTTTTTCTTCAGGGGGAAAGCGAAGTGGCCGTCGGATATATGATCTTTGGCGCCGCGGCTTGCGGGGCTCGGGTCATGACGACATCGAGCAGCCCGGGGATCAGCCTGATGAGCGAGGCCATCAGTTACATTTCAGGGGCTGAATGCCCGGCCGTGTTCGTCAATATCATGCGGGGAGGTCCCGGGCTTGGGGGCATTCTGCCGTCGCAGGCGGATTATCTTCAGGCCACGAAGGGGGGCGGCCACGGGGATTACCGTTTGCTGGTGATGGCGCCGGCCAGTGTGCAGGAAGCCGTCGAGATGGTGATGCAGGCCTTTCCGTTGGCAGAAAAATACCGAAATCCGGTGATGATTCTCGGAGACGGGCTGATCGGGCAGATGATGGAGCCCGTGGCCTTTCCGGATCAACTGCGCACCGAGCCCAGCAACAAGGACGCATGGGCTACAAACGGTATGGATACGCGGAAAAGCGGCAAGCGGAACCTCGTCAAGTCGCTGTATCTCGATCCGACGGTTCTGAACAACCAGAACCTCAAGCTCAAAGCCAAGTATGATCAGATGAAGCGTGAAGAAATTCGCTTCGAGAATTACAATATCGACGTTCCCTACGAGGCGCTTCTGGTCAGCTATGGGACGATGAGCCGGGTGTGCAAGACGGCCATCGACAACCTGAAAACCGAAGGCCTCGAAATCGGACTCGTTCGCCCGAAAACGCTGTTTCCGTTTCCGGAAGTGGCCATACGGGAGGCCAGCAGAAAGCCTTCCTGCAGGGTCGTTCTGTCGATCGAAATGAGCATGGGGCAGATGCTCGAGGATGTGGAGCGAAGTGTCCAGGGCGGAAAGCCGGTGGAATGGTACGGAAAATGCGGCGGCGAAGTCCCGACCCCTGAAGAGGTCATGGACGAGATCCGTTTGTTTCTGCAGCGATACGGGAAGGAGTAA